Below is a window of Arcobacter arenosus DNA.
AAATTTAAGAATCCTGCTCCAACTGCTCCAACTGCTAAGATTAGTAGTGGAATTGTAATAGTTGGTGAAGTTCTAACATAAGGTTTTGCATGATTATTTGGAGCTACAAATAAAATAAAATACATTCTAAACATATAAAATGCAGTTAAAAATGCTGTAAACATACCAATTGCCCAAATTAAGTATTGACCCTCTTGGAAAGCAGCTGCTAAAATTGCATCTTTTGAGAAGAATCCAGAAAATGGTGGAATACCTGAAATAGCAATTACACCAATTAAAAATGTAATACCAATGATTGGTAGATTAACTCTATGTTGTGCCATTTTAAAAATGTTTTGTTCATGGTGTAAGGCTATAATCATACCTCCAGCTCCCATGAATAACATAGCTTTAAAGAAAGCATGAGTTAGTACGTGGAATAAACCAGAACTGTAAAAACCAAGACCAACAGCAATAAACATATATCCTAATTGAGACATAGTCGAGTATGCAAGAATCTTTTTAATATCTTGTTGTCTTGTTGCAATAACTGCTGCAAGTAATGCTGAAAATGCACCAATATAAGCAATAAATGTACCAATCTCTTCAATTCCACTATATAAGAAATGGAATCTTGCAACCATATAAACCCCTGCTGTTACCATTGTAGCGGCATGGATAAGTGCTGAAATTGGAGTAGGTCCTGCCATTGCATCAGGAAGCCATACATATAATGGAATCTGTGCTGATTTACCCATAGCTCCAACAAATAATAAGAAACCTGAAAGTGCAAGAAGTTCAGGACTTGCATTTGCAATATTTGCTTGTAATGAACCAAAGCTTAAATCAACTTGTCCTAATGCAAAGAATAAAGTAACAATACCTAAGATAAATCCGAAGTCACCAACTCTGTTTGCGATAAATGCTTTGTTACCAGCAATTACGTTTTCTGATTCAGAATAATAGAAGGCAATTAATAGGTATGAACAAAGACCAACACCTTCCCAACCAATGAAAAGGATAACAGGGTTATCAGCTAAAACTAAAATTAACATTGATGCTAAGAAAAGATTGAAGTAAGCAAAGAATTTACCAAAACCTTCATCTTTTGTCATATATCCAATAGCATAGATATGAATTAACCATCCAATAAATGTTACAAACATTGACATAAATATAGCTAATTTATCACCTAAAAATGCCATTGAGATATTTAAATCACCAATATTAACCCATGTAAATAGTTCTTGTTTATATGATACTCCAGTATCATACATAGTACAAAATAAACTAAGAGTTATTAAAAAGGCAATTAATGGAGTACCCGTACCAATTAATGAGAATACAATTTCTGGAATAGGCTTTTTCTTAATATTATAAAAATATAATCCACCATTTAAAGCTGCACCTAATAGTGGAGCTAAAATAATCCAAACTAACAAAGAAGTATCAATCATGATTTTTCTCCTTGTGTCAATGTTGTAAAGATATCAGTATCAAGAGATCTTTTTGATCTATATAATAAAATGATTACTGAAAGAAAAATCGCAGCTTCTGCAGCAGCAATTGAGATTACCATAACAGTAATAATTTGTGGATCCATATTAAAATGATATCTAGCAAATGTTATAAGGAATAGATTTACTCCATTTAACATAAGCTCAATTGACATATAAATTACAAATATGTTTCTTCTTGCAATTACACCAATAACTCCAATTGAGAAAAGAATCATAGATACAAATGCATATGATGTTAAACTTATCATGAGTCTTCCTTATTTATTTTTTTTCTTTTTGCTAATACAATTGAACCTACAAGTGCAATTAAAAGTAGAATTGAGATTAACTCAAATGCTAAAATCCAATCACTGTATAAAAGTTTACCTATTGGTTTAATATCACCAAAATCACTTTCAACTATTGACATATCTGCATTAGGTAAGTTTGAAACAGCTTTTAAAATTACAACATTAAATGGAATCATAATAGCTGCACCAATTGCAATTAACGTATATTTTTTAGGCTCTTTTGGAAGAGCTTCTTCTTTAATATTAAGAAACATTAAAATAAATAAAATAAGTGTCATAATCGCACCAGCATATACAATAATTTGAACCATAAATAAAAATGTTGCATTTAATAGTGCAAATAAACCTGCAACTGATAAAATTGATACAAGTAAACCAAGTGCTGCATACATTGGGTTTTTATAAACTAACATTGCAATTCCACCAGTTATTGCAAAGAAACTAAGACCAATAAATACTAAATTAATCATTACTAAAATCCTTTGAACGCTCATAAGACATAAGTTTATCTTTGTCTACTACAAAATCTTCCCTTTTAGCGGCTGTAAAAGAAAAAATTCCAGTATCCATTCTAATTGCATCACAAGGACAAGCTTCAACACAATATCCACAGAATACACATTCTAAAAGGTCTATTTTGAATTGTTTTGGTCTTTTTTCAGCTTTACCATCAAATCTTTCTTCTGCGTCAATAAAAATACATTGAGCCGGACAAGCTGTTGCACACATATAGCAAGCAACACACTTTTCACTTCCATCATCCCATTTTGTAAGTCTATGAACACCTCTATATCTATCTGTAATATCAGTAGGCTGTTGCTCTGGGTATTGCATAGTTTTTAGTTTTGATACATCACCTAAATTTTCTTTAAAGTGTGTGAACGTAGTCTTCATACCACCAAATATTGCAGGGATATAAAGTTTATCTTTTAAAGACCTACCGTGTCTTTCTACAATTTTAATTCCCATAATTAACTCCCCATTGCTACAACAACAATTGCTGTAATTACAATATTTAAGATTGATAATGGAATTAGAACTTTCCATCCAAGCATTTGAAGTTGGTCAT
It encodes the following:
- the nuoK gene encoding NADH-quinone oxidoreductase subunit NuoK, with protein sequence MISLTSYAFVSMILFSIGVIGVIARRNIFVIYMSIELMLNGVNLFLITFARYHFNMDPQIITVMVISIAAAEAAIFLSVIILLYRSKRSLDTDIFTTLTQGEKS
- a CDS encoding NuoI/complex I 23 kDa subunit family protein, with translation MGIKIVERHGRSLKDKLYIPAIFGGMKTTFTHFKENLGDVSKLKTMQYPEQQPTDITDRYRGVHRLTKWDDGSEKCVACYMCATACPAQCIFIDAEERFDGKAEKRPKQFKIDLLECVFCGYCVEACPCDAIRMDTGIFSFTAAKREDFVVDKDKLMSYERSKDFSND
- a CDS encoding NADH-quinone oxidoreductase subunit J; protein product: MINLVFIGLSFFAITGGIAMLVYKNPMYAALGLLVSILSVAGLFALLNATFLFMVQIIVYAGAIMTLILFILMFLNIKEEALPKEPKKYTLIAIGAAIMIPFNVVILKAVSNLPNADMSIVESDFGDIKPIGKLLYSDWILAFELISILLLIALVGSIVLAKRKKINKEDS
- the nuoL gene encoding NADH-quinone oxidoreductase subunit L, encoding MIDTSLLVWIILAPLLGAALNGGLYFYNIKKKPIPEIVFSLIGTGTPLIAFLITLSLFCTMYDTGVSYKQELFTWVNIGDLNISMAFLGDKLAIFMSMFVTFIGWLIHIYAIGYMTKDEGFGKFFAYFNLFLASMLILVLADNPVILFIGWEGVGLCSYLLIAFYYSESENVIAGNKAFIANRVGDFGFILGIVTLFFALGQVDLSFGSLQANIANASPELLALSGFLLFVGAMGKSAQIPLYVWLPDAMAGPTPISALIHAATMVTAGVYMVARFHFLYSGIEEIGTFIAYIGAFSALLAAVIATRQQDIKKILAYSTMSQLGYMFIAVGLGFYSSGLFHVLTHAFFKAMLFMGAGGMIIALHHEQNIFKMAQHRVNLPIIGITFLIGVIAISGIPPFSGFFSKDAILAAAFQEGQYLIWAIGMFTAFLTAFYMFRMYFILFVAPNNHAKPYVRTSPTITIPLLILAVGAVGAGFLNLPTVLGGEHMVDTWLAQTNSIELHMSHATEYILMIVSVLVAAAGIFVAYKKYANFDINKPESEEGIIANKFYIDELYDFVFVKSSQKLATFIDKTIDMKIIDGFIMGACNQFVEFGKKVATLQNANVRFYAAFMLVGMSCVFIYLYISLGL